CTTTAATGCTGAAGTTGACGAAAAGGTTTTTGAACAATTAATAGCTATTTTTTCAGAAAAATATCCGGAGCAATTTTTACCAACATCTTTAAAAAATGTTGATGCAGCTGCTTTAACGAAAGAATTATATGGTACAACTGCATTAACAAACCAAAAACAACTTACCGAGTTATTAAATGGTGATGCACAAACCGTAATTAAGCGTTTAAACAACGATAAATTATATAGCTTAGCAAAACAAGTAAATACAGATTTTGCAACTAATGTTGCTCCTAAATACAACGAGCTAAACCTTAAAAACACAGGTTTACAACGCGAGTACATGAAAGGTATTTTAGAATTTTCTACACCAGAAGATCGTATTTTTCCTGATGCAAACTCAACGTTACGCGTAACATATGGTAAAGTAAATGGGTACAAACCTAAAGATGCTGTAACTTACGATCACGTTACATATTTAGACGGAATGATGGAAAAATATGTACCAGGGGATTATGAATTTGATGTACCTGAAAAATTAATCGAATTGTACAACAATAAAGATTTTGGTGCTTACGCAGATAAAAACGGAAAGTTACCAGTAAACTACATTGCTACCAACCATACAACGGGCGGAAATTCAGGAAGCCCAGCTTTTGATAAATATGGTAATTTAGTAGGTTTAAACTTTGACCGCGTGTGGGAAGGAACCATGAGTGATATTTATTATGACCCTGCAATTTGTAGAAATATTATGGTAGATATTCGCTTTGTTTTATTTGTTGTAGACAAGTACGCAGGCGCTCAAAATATTATTGACGAATTAAAAATTGTAAATAAAAAATAGTTCGCGATTTTTTTTAGAGCACAAAGCAAATCAAACAATAAAAAATAAGCGAAACAAGGACATTAAACACCATTTAATGTCCTTATTTTTAAATAGTTACTAATTATAAAAAAAAAAGTTCATTTTTGTTTTACGAAACAAAAAATTTATATCTTTGTTATGAATTAATAATTAACCTTTATAATTTAGTAAGATGAAAAAAGTTGTATTAAGCTTAGCTTTCGTTGCTACTTTAGCTGTTGTTTCTTGTAAAGATGCTAACGCTGAAGCGCAAGTTGAAGAAACTCCAGTAGAAGTTGTAGAAGAAGTAGTTGCTGAAGAAGTAGCTGTTGACACTGCTGCTGTAGCTGTTGATTCAGTTGAAGTTACTGAAGTTGTAGCTGAATAATTGAAGAAAGAATAACTTCAAGTTATTAAGAAATAAAAGTTCCATGATGTGGAACTTTTTTTTGTTTAAAATTAAAGGCTTTAGTTTAAACTAATGCCTTTAATTGTTCTAAATATTCACGTTGGTTAGATAAACGTGGTATTTTATTTTGTCCGCCTAATTTATCTTGTTGTTTTAACCAATCATAAAATAAGTTTTGACGGGCTACATTTATAATTAACGGATTTAATGTCATGTTATTAAAACGCTTAGCTTCGTAATCCGAATTTAAGGTTTGTAAAGTTTCGTCTAAAACACGCTGAAAATGTTCTATATCTTCCGGATATTTTCTAAACTCAATCATCCATTCGTGCGCACCTTTCGATTTACAATCCATAAAAACTGGCGCTACGGTATATTCAATCACCTCAGCATTACAAATTTCACAACATTTAGCAATGGCCGTATCGGTGTTTTCAATCATTAATTCTTCACCAAAAACATTAATATGATGTTTGGTACGTCCGGTAACTTTAATTCGATATGGATTTATTGATGTAAATCGTACCGTATCACCAACCATATAACGCCATAAGCCGGAATTTGTGGTAATTATAATGGCGTAGTTTTTATATAGCTCAACCTCAGCCAATGGTATGACGCGTTGTTCTAAAGTTCCGAATGTATCCATCGGAATAAATTCGTAAAAAATTCCATAATCCAACATCAGTAACAATTCGTTAGAATAGTTTTGATCTTGCAAAGCAAAAAATCCTTCAGAAGCATTATAAATTTCGTAATATTTAAAATCGGCAGAAGGAATTAGTTTTTTGTATTGTTCACGGTACGGATCAAAAGCAACACCACCGTGCATGTACAATTCTAAATTAGGCCAAATTTCTAACAAGTTATTTTTACCCGTAGTTTCTAACAAATTGTTTAGTAAAACCAACATCCACGAAGGTACACCGGCAAAGCTGGTAACATTTTCGTTTCGGGTTTCTTCAATAATAGCTTTAATTTTAGAATCCCATTCGGACATTAAAGAAACTTTATTGCTTGGGGTAGAACTAAACTCGGCCCAAAAAGGCAAGTTATCAATCAAAATTGCTGACAAATCTCCAAAATACGTATTGTTATCTTCGTACAATTGTTTACTACCGCCTAAACGTAAGCTTTTACCCGTAAAAAGCTGCGAATCTTCGTTATTATTTAAGTACAAACACAACATATCTTTTCCGGCCTTGTAATGATTATCTTCTAAAGCTTCACTACTTACAGGAATAAATTTACTTTTAGCATTGGTTGTACCGCTAGATTTAGCAAAATATTTAATGGTTGAATTCCAAAAAACGTTTTGTTCACCGTGGCGCGTTCGGGTAATTAACGGTTCTAATTCCTCGTAAGTAGAAACAGGAACGCGTTCGGAAAAAGTTTTGTAGTTGGTAATTGATTTGAAGTCGTATTTTCGGCCAACAACCGTATCTTGCGCGCTGCGAATAAGTTGCATCAATAATTCCGATTGTACTTCATTTGGATATTTAAGAAATAATTCAATTTGATGAATGCGCTTTTTTAATACCCACGAAACAATTGAATTTATTATTGATATAGCCATTATGAATTTATATTATTGAATATTATAACGATGTTAAGATACAAAATTGTATTTTTACTTTCATCAAATTTAATAAATTCAGCTTATTAATTTGCTGTTAAATATTTTTAAGATAAAATGGTTTACGAAGGAGTTTTAGAGAAGATGCCAACCGAATTCGCGGCAGAAATTCAATATTATTTGCCCTTACAAAATGGGTTTATACATTTAAATCAGATTTTGAATAAAGAAATTCAGATACAACATACCGGTTTCGAATGTTTATCATGCCACGCCAACAAAAAAATTTTTAGACAAGGTTTTTGTTACGATTGCTTTTACAAAAACCCAGAAGCTGGTGATTGGATTATGAAACCCGAATTATCTAAAGCGCATTTAGGCGTTGCAGATCGTGATTTGGCTTACGAGCAAAAAGTGCAATTACAACCGCACATTGTTTACTTAGCAACTTCTAGCGATATTAAAGTTGGAGTTACCCGTAAAACACAAATGCCCACCCGCTGGATTGATCAGGGAGCAACCGGAGCTATTCCGTTAATTGAGGTACCAAATCGTTACTTAGCCGGAATTACCGAAGTTGCTTTAAAAGATTTTTATACCGATAAAACATCGTGGCAAAAAATGTTAAAAAATGATGTAGGAACTTTTGATTTGCTAAGCGAACGCGAAAAAGCTTTTACCCATTTACCAGACGAGGTAAAACCTTATTTTGAAACTACAGCTGCCGATTTGTTTACGTTTAATTATCCGGTTTTACAATATCCTAAAAAAGTAAGTTCACTAAACTTAGATAAAGCGCCTTTATACACCGGCGTTTTAATGGGTATAAAAGGCCAATATTTAATTTTTGAAGACGGAACAGTTTTTAATATCCGATCAAACGAAGGTTACAAGGTTAGAATTACATTATAAAAAAATCCCGAACATGGTTCGGGATTTTCTGTTTTATTCTTTTTCTTTTTTCTTAAACAAATCTTTAATGCTATTGGCTGCTTTTTTAATATCATCAGCTTTTTTGGCATCTGCTGCTGCTTTAGCTGAATCAGCAGGCGTTGCCGCTGCATCATCTTTTTTACCGCCCAACAAATCGGTTAACTTATCGGTTAAAACTTCTTTACCTTTTTCAACCGCTTTTTCTTTTTGTTGTTCTACAATTTGATTGGTTAAGTTTTTAACTGCAGAACCCATATCGGTTGTAACTTTAGGTGCATTAAATGTACCAGTAACCACCGCTTTAATTGGCACATCTTGTATTTTTGCTTGTTCTGAAGTGCTTAACTTACTTAATAATCCTTCAACATCTTTACCAAAATATTTAGCAGGTACGTTAAAGTTTAAATCGTAATTCATTTGCTGATCAAAACCATGTTGCCCACCAACTGTAACATTAATATCCTGATATTTAATGGTAAAAGGTTTAATATTAACTTTTCCGTCAGCAAAAGACAAATGTGCTTTTATATCTTTTAAATTAATTTTATCCGGATCAATAAATTTCACATCACTACTTAGTGCAGTTAATAATTTAGAATTTTTAGTATTGATTGATCCGCCTTGAATTTGACCAATTAAATCACCCGTTAACGAATTAACTTCTGGCGTTAAGCTTTGCGGATTTAATTTACCAGATAAAGAAACTTCTGAATTTAAAAAACCAGAAATTACTTTGGCAATAGGTGCAACTTTACTTAAAAATTCTAATTGCGTAAAAGCTTCGGGCACATCTAAATGGTTTAATCCTAAATTTACATCAAACGTTGGAATAGCAGATTTGGTAGAAACCGTTCCGTTCATCGAAATTAATCCACTAAAAATATCTGTTTTTACGTTTTTTAATGAAACTGCTTCATCTTTAATCACTAAAGTTCCTTGTACGTTTTTCAGGTTTAAATTATCATAAACCACCGTGTTTGCTTTAGCATTTAATGTACAATCTAAAAACGATGGTACTTTTAATGCTTCGTTTTCGGTTGCAGGTTTAGCTGTTTCCGCTTTTTCTGTTGTTGTTTCTGGTTTTGCATCGGCTGGTGAACTTGTCATAAAATCGCCAACAGCTAAATAATTAGAAACTACATTAAAGTTTCCTTTTAAAGTTTCTTTTTTAAACAAAAAGCCATAAAAATTATCTAACGCTCCGGTAACATTTAAATCGGATTTTCCGGTTTTAAAATCGAACGTATTTAAAGTAATATTTTTGGTATTAAATGTAAAAGCTGCTTTGTTAATTAACACCGGGTTGGCCATTTCTGAACCCGTATATTTAAAGTTAGTTAACGATAACGATCCGGAATTGTATACGTTTTGATATTGTTCTTTTTCTATCGAATTCATATCAAACTTTACCGCAACGTTAGCCGATAACAATCCAGAAAGCGGAAAATCTAACTTAACCGGATAAGCTTGGGTTAAGTTGGCTAAATTAATATTACCGTTTAATTTTGCATCAATTAACGGATTTTCTAGCATGTTTTTAATACTTGCAGCTGCATCAAACTTATCTTGATCAATTTGAAAAGAAAACTTGTTTACATCTACATACGTATCGTTTAACAATCCGGTTTTGTTTACCACATCAACATCAATAAAAATATTACGTACTGCTTTAGGTAAATCTGGATATTGAAAAGATGCGTTGTTTGATTTCATAGCGATATCAAACGTCGGAATGGTTTTATCGGTTAAATCACCTTTTACAAATCCGGCAACGCTAAAATCGCCGTCGGTTTTAACATCGGCAATTAAACCTGAATATGCTTCTGGAATTAAGCCCAAAAAGTTTTTAAAGGTTGATTCTGGCGTTTTAAACGACAAATCGTAGGTTTGTCCGGCATCGGTTAGCTGAATAAATCCATCAAATTCTAATGGCAATTGGTTTACTAAAGCTTTGTTTTCTTTAAACGAATATTTTTGCTTATTTAAATCAACACCAATAATAGCATCTAAGTTTAATTTTACATGGTTTAGGTATTTTACGCTATCCATTTCAAAAAACATAGAAGTTGTAGTTTTGGTATCTAAATCAGCAACCTGATCTTTAAAAGATCCGGATCCGGTATGCATAATGCTGTCTAAAACCAATTTCATTTTAGATGCTTGATCTAGATAGGTAAAACGTAAATTATCTATTTTATAGCTATCAATTGCTAATGATATTGGTGAAGCTTCATCTACTGTTTCTGGCGTTTCGGGTTCATCGCTAGCTAAAGCAATATCAAAATTACCTACCCCGTCTTGATTAAAAATAATATTAGCAATGGCATTTTTTGCATAAATACCTTCTATTTCCATAGCCGATCCGTCGCTTTTAAAAAGCTCCATTACCGACATTTTTAAATTTAATTGGTTGGCAAAAAATAACGTATCGCCCTCAAAAGGTGCTTTGTTAAGTAAAGCCAAATCGGTAATTTGAACGGTTGCTTTTGGAAAGTTTGCTAATAAACTTATGTCAACCTTTTCTATAGCCAAAGTTGCATCTAAATTGTTGTTAACTACGTTAACAATTACATCTTTTATTTTGTCTTTAAACAAAAAAGGAATGGTTACTAACGCGATAAAAAATATGAGCACCACTACCCCAACAATTTTTAAAATCTTTTTTCCCATATTGAGTAAAACTTATTCTTGGTAAGTTACTAAAAAAACGAAAAACCTTCCCAAATATTATAACATACTTGAGAAGGTTTGGAAATGAATAACTCAAAAAAATTATTTAATATCTAAGCGATACGGCAAAATTGCTTGTACGCCTTCCATTTTTTGTAATATTTTTTGTTGTTCTAAAGCTTGGTATGCTTGCTCGCCAACATATTCTTTAACCAACGTTTCTTTAGATTGTAAAAAGCTAAAAGCAAAAAGCTTGCTTAAGATGCCTTCAAAATCGGTTTCGTACATTGGAAAGTCAGAAACTTTATAATTTTCTACCTCAGCCATTTTTGCTGCTTCTGCAATGGCATCATCTAAACTACCTAATTCATCAACTAAACCAATTTTAACCGCTTCTGCTCCGGTCCAAACGCGACCTTGTGCAATTTCGTTTACTTGTTCTTTAGTCATATTACGGCCTTTAGCTACGCGTCCAATAAATGTATCGTAAACTTTTTCAATACTTTTTGTAACATCGGCTCTAAAATCAGTTGTCATCGGTTCAAAAACGCTATATCCAATAGCTTGTTTGTGCGTTTGTACTTGCGAAGCGTGAATACCAATGTTGTTTGATAACGTGGCAATATTTGGTACTACGCCAAAAACACCAATTGAACCAGTAATAGTTGCAGGATCGGCATAAATTTTATCTGCATTACAAGAAATGTAATATCCGCCAGATGCAGCCAAGTTACCCATAGAAACAATTACGGGTTTTACATTTTTAGTTAACTCAATTTCTCGCCAAATTAAATCTGAAGTTAAAGCACTTCCACCCGGGCTATCTACACGTAAAACAATAGCTTTTACTGTTTTGTTGTTACGTGCTTCTTGAATAGAACGACGAATAGAACCTTCGCCAATGTAACTTACATCACCTTCGCCCGAAAGAATGGTTCCTTGTGCAAAAATAACAGCTACTTTATCTACCTTTTCATAGCTTTTTACTGTGTTTGCAACATCAAAAGCATAATCTTTAATTTTTACCTTATTGTATGCATCGTTTTTTGCAACGCCCAATGCATGTTTAATTCCGTTATGGTATTCGTCTTCATAAACTACTTTATCTACCATGTTTAATGCTAAAGCATCTTCTGGGAATTGAGCAGCAAGATTATTAGCAATGCTGTTTAACGAATCAACAGTAATATTTCTTGATTTAGAAATTGCAGCGCTGATTGAATTCCAAATTGAGTTTAATAAAACTAAATTTTGTTCGCGATTGGCTTCACTAATCGTATTTTCCAAATACGGTTCAACCGCACTTTTGTATTTACCGTGGCGAATAACTTCCATTTTAATTCCGGTTTTTTCCTGAAAATCTTTATAAAATAAAATTTCAGAACCTAAACCTCTAAAATCTAAAGCTCCAACTGGATTTACATAAACCGTATCTGCAATTGTATTTAAGTAATAATGTTTTTGACTGTAAATATCGCCGTAGGCAACAACAAACTTTCCGGTTTGTTTAAACTCATCTAATTTTTGGCGCAATTCGCTAAGTTGTGCTAATCCTAAATTATTGGTTCCGTTAATAATAGAAATTCCTTTAATTTTCGTATCTGTTTTTGCTGCTTCTAAAGCACGCAAAACATCAACAAATCCGTCATTATTAACTTGCTTGTAATCAAAATCTTTAATGTAATATTGACCACCATAATCGCTAGAAATTTTTGCTAAATCCAGTTCAATTACAGAGTTTTCTTTCACGCTTACTTTGCTCGAATTGCTTCCGCCTAAAAGTGCGCCTAAAAATATCAGTCCAAAAATTAAAATCATTACGAATAAGAATAATCCGATGATTGTAGAAAGTATGTTACTTAAAAATCTCATATCATTTATTGTTTCTACTAGATTAGTATATTATTTATTTAAAATGTTACAGTTATTTAGAATTATTTTTAAAAAGCAGGAAATTGTTATTTGTGTTTGATGTAAAATAGTTTTAACTAATTTTGCCGCATGGAATCATACAATAAAGTCATTTTATCGATTGGAAGTAATCAAGGCGATCGTTTAAAGCATTTAACGCGTTGTATTGAGTTAATTAACAACCAAATAGGAACCGTAATTCAGGTTTCTAAGGCCTATCAATCGCCAGCTTGGGGTTTTGTTAGTGAACCGTTTTATAACGCAGCTTTGTTGGTGCACACGCCCTTTACCGCAAATCAGGTTTTACAACAAATTGTTGCTATTGAACAACAATTAGGGCGCGTGCGTGGCCAAAATAGTGGTTATGAGGCACGTACCATTGATGTTGATATTATAACTTTTAATGATGATATTGTAGCTACCGAAAGTTTACAAATTCCGCATCCACAAATGCAAAATCGTCTTTTTGTTTTGGTGCCGATGCAGGATTTAAAAACCGATTGGCAACATCCGGCTTTAAATCAATCAATTAATCAATTAATTGCTGCTTGTGCAGATGATAGCCAATTAGAAGTTGTTGCTACAATGCCAAATCCTAATCAGGCTATTGAATTGCATTTATGCAATTACATTGCTATTGAAGGAAATATTGGGGCTGGAAAAACAACTTTATCTACCCGCATTTCGGAAGATTTTAATGCCAAGCTTATTTTAGAGCGTTTTGCCGACAATCCGTTTTTACCTAAATTTTACAACGATCCGGCACGTTATGCGTTTCCGCTTGAAGTTTCGTTTTTAACCGATCGTTACAAACAACTTTCTGACGATTTATCGCAATTTGATTTGTTTAAAGATTTTGTGGTTAGCGATTATCATATTTTTAAATCGCTAATTTTTGCTAAGGTTACCTTACCAGAAGATGAATATATGTTGTACAAAAATATGTTTGACATTATGTACAAAGAAATGCCCAAACCTGATTTATATGTTTATTTGTACCAAAACCCCGAACGATTGCTTACCAACATTAAGTTACGTGGGCGCAGTTACGAACAAGATATTAAGGGCGAATATTTAGACCGCATTAATCAAGGTTATTTAGATTTTATTAAAACGCATACCGAATTAAATTCGTTAATTATAGATGTTTCTGCGTTTGATTTTGTAAACAACCAACAAGATTATATTTCGATTTTAAACCTGATACAAAATAAATTAAAAGAGCGAACCAATTAGTTCGCTCTTTTTTATTTTGAATCTTGTAATGCATTTAATTTCTGAAAAAAATCCCAAATAACAATTCCGGCAGAAACCGAAACGTTTAAGGAATGCTTGGTACCCAATTGCGGAATTTCGATTACGCCGTCGCTGGCATTAACCACCGCTTGTTGTACGCCTTTTACTTCGTTACCAAAAACCAAGGCATATTTGGTTTGCGCATGTACCTCAAATTGATTTAACATAACTGAATTTTCAACTTGTTCTACCGCATAAACCTGAACCGATTCAGCTTTTAATTGCTGCACCACATCCATAACATTTTCTGCATAAACCCAATCAACCGATTCAGTTGCACCTAAAGCTGTTTTATGAATTTCTTTGTTTGGTGGCGTAGCAGTAATTCCACATAAATAAATTTTTTCAATCAAAAACGCATCCGACGTTCTAAAAACAGAACCAATATTATGTAAACTTCTAATATCGTCTAAAACAACAACAATTGGGGTTTTGGTTGCGCTTTTAAATTCGTCCACATTAATGCGGTTTAAATCGTCTAAAATTAATTTTTTCATGGGTTTTTACTTTAAAAGGCAAAAATAAAATAAGTTTTATTGTAAACCTAAGCTTGCCTTTAAATTACTTAAAGTTGGGGTGGTGGAAAAGTTTAGGAACAGGAATTTCTGAAAGCTGAAC
This genomic window from Flavobacterium agricola contains:
- a CDS encoding GH3 auxin-responsive promoter family protein is translated as MAISIINSIVSWVLKKRIHQIELFLKYPNEVQSELLMQLIRSAQDTVVGRKYDFKSITNYKTFSERVPVSTYEELEPLITRTRHGEQNVFWNSTIKYFAKSSGTTNAKSKFIPVSSEALEDNHYKAGKDMLCLYLNNNEDSQLFTGKSLRLGGSKQLYEDNNTYFGDLSAILIDNLPFWAEFSSTPSNKVSLMSEWDSKIKAIIEETRNENVTSFAGVPSWMLVLLNNLLETTGKNNLLEIWPNLELYMHGGVAFDPYREQYKKLIPSADFKYYEIYNASEGFFALQDQNYSNELLLMLDYGIFYEFIPMDTFGTLEQRVIPLAEVELYKNYAIIITTNSGLWRYMVGDTVRFTSINPYRIKVTGRTKHHINVFGEELMIENTDTAIAKCCEICNAEVIEYTVAPVFMDCKSKGAHEWMIEFRKYPEDIEHFQRVLDETLQTLNSDYEAKRFNNMTLNPLIINVARQNLFYDWLKQQDKLGGQNKIPRLSNQREYLEQLKALV
- a CDS encoding DUF2797 domain-containing protein; the encoded protein is MVYEGVLEKMPTEFAAEIQYYLPLQNGFIHLNQILNKEIQIQHTGFECLSCHANKKIFRQGFCYDCFYKNPEAGDWIMKPELSKAHLGVADRDLAYEQKVQLQPHIVYLATSSDIKVGVTRKTQMPTRWIDQGATGAIPLIEVPNRYLAGITEVALKDFYTDKTSWQKMLKNDVGTFDLLSEREKAFTHLPDEVKPYFETTAADLFTFNYPVLQYPKKVSSLNLDKAPLYTGVLMGIKGQYLIFEDGTVFNIRSNEGYKVRITL
- a CDS encoding AsmA family protein yields the protein MGKKILKIVGVVVLIFFIALVTIPFLFKDKIKDVIVNVVNNNLDATLAIEKVDISLLANFPKATVQITDLALLNKAPFEGDTLFFANQLNLKMSVMELFKSDGSAMEIEGIYAKNAIANIIFNQDGVGNFDIALASDEPETPETVDEASPISLAIDSYKIDNLRFTYLDQASKMKLVLDSIMHTGSGSFKDQVADLDTKTTTSMFFEMDSVKYLNHVKLNLDAIIGVDLNKQKYSFKENKALVNQLPLEFDGFIQLTDAGQTYDLSFKTPESTFKNFLGLIPEAYSGLIADVKTDGDFSVAGFVKGDLTDKTIPTFDIAMKSNNASFQYPDLPKAVRNIFIDVDVVNKTGLLNDTYVDVNKFSFQIDQDKFDAAASIKNMLENPLIDAKLNGNINLANLTQAYPVKLDFPLSGLLSANVAVKFDMNSIEKEQYQNVYNSGSLSLTNFKYTGSEMANPVLINKAAFTFNTKNITLNTFDFKTGKSDLNVTGALDNFYGFLFKKETLKGNFNVVSNYLAVGDFMTSSPADAKPETTTEKAETAKPATENEALKVPSFLDCTLNAKANTVVYDNLNLKNVQGTLVIKDEAVSLKNVKTDIFSGLISMNGTVSTKSAIPTFDVNLGLNHLDVPEAFTQLEFLSKVAPIAKVISGFLNSEVSLSGKLNPQSLTPEVNSLTGDLIGQIQGGSINTKNSKLLTALSSDVKFIDPDKINLKDIKAHLSFADGKVNIKPFTIKYQDINVTVGGQHGFDQQMNYDLNFNVPAKYFGKDVEGLLSKLSTSEQAKIQDVPIKAVVTGTFNAPKVTTDMGSAVKNLTNQIVEQQKEKAVEKGKEVLTDKLTDLLGGKKDDAAATPADSAKAAADAKKADDIKKAANSIKDLFKKKEKE
- the sppA gene encoding signal peptide peptidase SppA, whose amino-acid sequence is MRFLSNILSTIIGLFLFVMILIFGLIFLGALLGGSNSSKVSVKENSVIELDLAKISSDYGGQYYIKDFDYKQVNNDGFVDVLRALEAAKTDTKIKGISIINGTNNLGLAQLSELRQKLDEFKQTGKFVVAYGDIYSQKHYYLNTIADTVYVNPVGALDFRGLGSEILFYKDFQEKTGIKMEVIRHGKYKSAVEPYLENTISEANREQNLVLLNSIWNSISAAISKSRNITVDSLNSIANNLAAQFPEDALALNMVDKVVYEDEYHNGIKHALGVAKNDAYNKVKIKDYAFDVANTVKSYEKVDKVAVIFAQGTILSGEGDVSYIGEGSIRRSIQEARNNKTVKAIVLRVDSPGGSALTSDLIWREIELTKNVKPVIVSMGNLAASGGYYISCNADKIYADPATITGSIGVFGVVPNIATLSNNIGIHASQVQTHKQAIGYSVFEPMTTDFRADVTKSIEKVYDTFIGRVAKGRNMTKEQVNEIAQGRVWTGAEAVKIGLVDELGSLDDAIAEAAKMAEVENYKVSDFPMYETDFEGILSKLFAFSFLQSKETLVKEYVGEQAYQALEQQKILQKMEGVQAILPYRLDIK
- the folK gene encoding 2-amino-4-hydroxy-6-hydroxymethyldihydropteridine diphosphokinase encodes the protein MESYNKVILSIGSNQGDRLKHLTRCIELINNQIGTVIQVSKAYQSPAWGFVSEPFYNAALLVHTPFTANQVLQQIVAIEQQLGRVRGQNSGYEARTIDVDIITFNDDIVATESLQIPHPQMQNRLFVLVPMQDLKTDWQHPALNQSINQLIAACADDSQLEVVATMPNPNQAIELHLCNYIAIEGNIGAGKTTLSTRISEDFNAKLILERFADNPFLPKFYNDPARYAFPLEVSFLTDRYKQLSDDLSQFDLFKDFVVSDYHIFKSLIFAKVTLPEDEYMLYKNMFDIMYKEMPKPDLYVYLYQNPERLLTNIKLRGRSYEQDIKGEYLDRINQGYLDFIKTHTELNSLIIDVSAFDFVNNQQDYISILNLIQNKLKERTN
- a CDS encoding RNA methyltransferase; the protein is MKKLILDDLNRINVDEFKSATKTPIVVVLDDIRSLHNIGSVFRTSDAFLIEKIYLCGITATPPNKEIHKTALGATESVDWVYAENVMDVVQQLKAESVQVYAVEQVENSVMLNQFEVHAQTKYALVFGNEVKGVQQAVVNASDGVIEIPQLGTKHSLNVSVSAGIVIWDFFQKLNALQDSK